The Malus domestica chromosome 10, GDT2T_hap1 genome contains a region encoding:
- the LOC103445382 gene encoding probable glutathione S-transferase gives MADEVVLLDFWASMFGMRARVALAEKGIEYEYREEDLRNKSQLLLQMNPVHKKIPVLIHNGKPVCESLIIVQYIDEVWSDKAPLLPSEPYQRACSRFWADFIDKKLYDAGRKIWSTKGEEQEAAKKDFIEILKQLEGQLGGKPYFEGEKFGFLDIALITFYSWFHAYETCGNFSIEAECPKLIAWAKRCKQRESVSKSLADEKKVYEFVLSIKKMLGVE, from the exons ATGGCGGATGAGGTTGTTCTTCTGGACTTCTGGGCAAGCATGTTTGGCATGAGGGCCAGAGTAGCGCTGGCGGAGAAGGGCATCGAGTATGAGTACAGAGAGGAGGACTTGAGGAACAAGAGCCAGCTGCTTCTGCAGATGAACCCGGTTCACAAGAAGATCCCGGTTCTCATTCACAACGGTAAGCCAGTCTGTGAGTCACTCATCATTGTGCAGTATATTGATGAAGTTTGGAGTGATAAAGCTCCTTTGCTTCCCTCTGAGCCTTACCAGAGAGCTTGCTCTAGGTTCTGGGCTGATTTCATTGACAAGAAG CTATATGATGCTGGGAGGAAGATATGGTCCACAAAGGGAGAGGAACAAGAGGCAGCTAAAAAGGACTTCATCGAAATCCTGAAGCAGCTGGAGGGACAGCTGGGAGGCAAGCCATATTTTGAGGGTGAGAAATTTGGGTTCTTGGACATTGCTCTCATCACGTTCTACAGCTGGTTCCATGCATATGAGACCTGTGGAAACTTCAGCATCGAGGCCGAGTGTCCCAAGCTCATTGCATGGGCCAAGCGGTGCAAGCAGAGGGAGAGTGTTTCCAAATCCCTTGCTGACGAAAAGAAGGTGTATGAGTTCGTTCTTAGCATTAAGAAGATGCTTGGTGTGGAATAG